A stretch of Gossypium hirsutum isolate 1008001.06 chromosome A06, Gossypium_hirsutum_v2.1, whole genome shotgun sequence DNA encodes these proteins:
- the LOC107929823 gene encoding uncharacterized protein At5g39570 isoform X2, producing the protein MAYYSSNYYYEANSEFNEPEFEEYDPTPYGGGYDLDATYGKPLPPSEGICYPRSSGDPNDQSLKTFSYGSIESPYGKGVDKLVEKPSNGSKTATVKDQEQQTQGSNEAGNVGSNGKPVESYQGEENKESYTDGYPYGAEYEKRVSQIPPGYGLEAMDLCESLFGYSPCLDRAKRENDYRNCYGPQGVNCPWEETADYLLVIRILMVKDGAVEVFTRTQSSITKGIIRDNLYQGRWSIKRNIHG; encoded by the exons ATGGCCTATTACAGCTCCAACTATTATTATGAAGCTAATTCTG AGTTCAATGAGCCTGAATTTGAAGAGTATGATCCAACGCCTTATGGCGGTGGTTATGATCTTGATGCAACATATGGCAAACCCCTGCCCCCTTCCGAGGGAATATGTTATCCACGTTCATCAGGGGATCCGAATGATCAATCCTTGAAAACCTTTTCTTATGGGTCTATAGAGTCGCCTTATGGGAAAGGAGTTGATAAACTGGTAGAAAAGCCTAGCAATGGAAGCAAAACAGCCACAGTCAAGGACCAAGAGCAGCAAACCCAGGGAAGTAACGAAGCTGGTAATGTGGGTTCTAATGGCAAGCCTGTAGAGTCATATCAAGGTGAAGAGAATAAGGAAAGTTACACTGATGGTTACCCTTATGGTGCTGAATATGAAAAGAGAGTGTCTCAAATCCCTCCAGGGTATGGCTTAGAAGCAATGGACCTTTGTGAAAGTTTGTTTGGTTACTCGCCCTGCCTGGATCGTGCAAAGAGAGAGAACGATTATCGAAATTGCTATGGTCCTCAAGGAGTAAACTGCCCATGGGAGGAGACTGCAGACTATCTTTTGGTAATTCGTATCCTTATGGTGAAAGATGGGGCAGTGGAGGTATTTACGAGAACCCAATCTTCAATTACGAAAGGCATTATCAGGGACAACTTATATCAAGGCAGATGGAGTATCAAGAGGAACATTCATGGTTGA
- the LOC107929823 gene encoding uncharacterized protein isoform X1, with the protein MAYYSSNYYYEANSGEYYQTPYCDSSHDYVSSQDLEAHSSYGYAYKDYNSFQYDSAPCYGAYDPEIGRSAVAYSSYTSSEPNYVEYALNPYGEDYGTVKTRLIVSYSVSEFNEPEFEEYDPTPYGGGYDLDATYGKPLPPSEGICYPRSSGDPNDQSLKTFSYGSIESPYGKGVDKLVEKPSNGSKTATVKDQEQQTQGSNEAGNVGSNGKPVESYQGEENKESYTDGYPYGAEYEKRVSQIPPGYGLEAMDLCESLFGYSPCLDRAKRENDYRNCYGPQGVNCPWEETADYLLVIRILMVKDGAVEVFTRTQSSITKGIIRDNLYQGRWSIKRNIHG; encoded by the coding sequence ATGGCCTATTACAGCTCCAACTATTATTATGAAGCTAATTCTGGTGAGTATTATCAAACTCCCTATTGTGATAGTAGCCATGATTATGTTTCATCACAAGACTTAGAAGCTCATTCTAGCTATGGCTATGCATACAAGGATTACAATTCTTTCCAATACGATTCAGCTCCATGTTATGGTGCTTATGATCCTGAAATTGGTCGCTCGGCTGTTGCATACTCTTCGTATACTTCCAGTGAGCCTAACTATGTTGAGTATGCCCTAAACCCTTATGGTGAAGATTATGGTACTGTAAAGACTCGGTTAATTGTCTCATATTCTGTCTCAGAGTTCAATGAGCCTGAATTTGAAGAGTATGATCCAACGCCTTATGGCGGTGGTTATGATCTTGATGCAACATATGGCAAACCCCTGCCCCCTTCCGAGGGAATATGTTATCCACGTTCATCAGGGGATCCGAATGATCAATCCTTGAAAACCTTTTCTTATGGGTCTATAGAGTCGCCTTATGGGAAAGGAGTTGATAAACTGGTAGAAAAGCCTAGCAATGGAAGCAAAACAGCCACAGTCAAGGACCAAGAGCAGCAAACCCAGGGAAGTAACGAAGCTGGTAATGTGGGTTCTAATGGCAAGCCTGTAGAGTCATATCAAGGTGAAGAGAATAAGGAAAGTTACACTGATGGTTACCCTTATGGTGCTGAATATGAAAAGAGAGTGTCTCAAATCCCTCCAGGGTATGGCTTAGAAGCAATGGACCTTTGTGAAAGTTTGTTTGGTTACTCGCCCTGCCTGGATCGTGCAAAGAGAGAGAACGATTATCGAAATTGCTATGGTCCTCAAGGAGTAAACTGCCCATGGGAGGAGACTGCAGACTATCTTTTGGTAATTCGTATCCTTATGGTGAAAGATGGGGCAGTGGAGGTATTTACGAGAACCCAATCTTCAATTACGAAAGGCATTATCAGGGACAACTTATATCAAGGCAGATGGAGTATCAAGAGGAACATTCATGGTTGA